A stretch of Rhododendron vialii isolate Sample 1 chromosome 4a, ASM3025357v1 DNA encodes these proteins:
- the LOC131324150 gene encoding uncharacterized protein LOC131324150 isoform X1, translating to MDQVMLPLKVGEVAESRCFQTGFRGAWFRCKIKEICWRKGHIEYALEYFDFPDEKVGCTRIYQVPPAIKMSKEKKRQLMVRPRYPPICHESQLPCAGAISEETVVINGAWKVGDLVDWWNAGAQWSGRVAQILSNDRVQIELPPPPVGEGSCYEVSCNDLRPSLDWSPDYGWSVPTSKEGEDAICARIIKPENQAATGLPKLEIDAMDEGITDVQATRVLSSDASFSSQISSNSLPQTYSKVARERPEENTGLGIGDSTIGKTSSSASVSTSCVRDTSTETAALPAEEAQSFCRGPLMKMRTSENISLNAMYSDTLEASIIDLEELVNKVKWLKGILELGAPLSNAGRPPWKFMEST from the exons ATGGATCAAGTTATGCTGCCATTAAAAGTTGGGGAAGTAGCTGAGTCAAGATGTTTCCAGACCGGGTTCCGTGGTGCATGGTTTCGATGCAAG ATAAAAGAGATTTGCTGGAGAAAAGGGCACATTGAGTATGCCTTGGAATACTTTGATTTTCCAGATGAAA AAGTCGGGTGTACCAGAATATACCAGGTGCCCCCTGCGATTAAGATGtcaaaggagaagaaaaggcaGTTGATGGTGCGTCCGCGGTATCCTCCTATATGCCATGAGAGTCAATTGCCTTGTGCAGGAGCAATTTCCGAAGAGACAGTTGTGATCAATGGTGCATGGAAAGTGGGGGATTTGGTAGATTGGTGGAATGCTGGTGCTCAGTGGTCTGGAAGAGTGGCTCAGATATTAAGCAATGACAGGGTTCAG ATTGAGCTGCCACCACCTCCTGTTGGTGAAGGTTCATGTTACGAAGTTTCCTGCAATGATCTTCGCCCATCCTTAGACTGGTCTCCGGACTATGGTTGGAGTGTTCCTACCTCTAAG GAAGGAGAAGACGCCATTTGTGCTCGAATAATTAAGCCAGAGAACCAAG CTGCCACCGGCCTTCCAAAGTTGGAGATCGATGCAATGGATGAAGGAATAACTGATGTTCAGGCAACCCGTGTATTATCTTCTGATGCTTCTTTTTCCTCTCAGATTTCATCAAACTCATTACCTCAAACATATTCCAAGGTTGCAAGAGAAAGGCCAGAGGAAAATACGGGTTTGGGAATTGGGGATAGCACCATTGGCAAAACGAGTTCGTCAGCGAGCGTCTCTACTTCATGCGTTAGAGATACTTCAACTGAAACTGCAGCGCTTCCTGCCGAGGAAGCCCAGTCCTTTTGCAGGGGGCCCTTGATGAAGATGAGAACTAGTGAAAATATTTCTTTGAATGCTATGTACTCGGACACGTTAGAAGCTTCAATTATTGATTTGGAGGAACTCGTTAACAAGGTGAAATGGCTCAAGGGCATCTTAGAATTAGGAGCCCCTTTGTCTAATGCTGGGAGGCCTCCATGGAAGTTTATGGAGAGCACATAG
- the LOC131324150 gene encoding uncharacterized protein LOC131324150 isoform X2, whose amino-acid sequence MFPDRVPWCMVSMQEVGCTRIYQVPPAIKMSKEKKRQLMVRPRYPPICHESQLPCAGAISEETVVINGAWKVGDLVDWWNAGAQWSGRVAQILSNDRVQIELPPPPVGEGSCYEVSCNDLRPSLDWSPDYGWSVPTSKEGEDAICARIIKPENQAATGLPKLEIDAMDEGITDVQATRVLSSDASFSSQISSNSLPQTYSKVARERPEENTGLGIGDSTIGKTSSSASVSTSCVRDTSTETAALPAEEAQSFCRGPLMKMRTSENISLNAMYSDTLEASIIDLEELVNKVKWLKGILELGAPLSNAGRPPWKFMEST is encoded by the exons ATGTTTCCAGACCGGGTTCCGTGGTGCATGGTTTCGATGCAAG AAGTCGGGTGTACCAGAATATACCAGGTGCCCCCTGCGATTAAGATGtcaaaggagaagaaaaggcaGTTGATGGTGCGTCCGCGGTATCCTCCTATATGCCATGAGAGTCAATTGCCTTGTGCAGGAGCAATTTCCGAAGAGACAGTTGTGATCAATGGTGCATGGAAAGTGGGGGATTTGGTAGATTGGTGGAATGCTGGTGCTCAGTGGTCTGGAAGAGTGGCTCAGATATTAAGCAATGACAGGGTTCAG ATTGAGCTGCCACCACCTCCTGTTGGTGAAGGTTCATGTTACGAAGTTTCCTGCAATGATCTTCGCCCATCCTTAGACTGGTCTCCGGACTATGGTTGGAGTGTTCCTACCTCTAAG GAAGGAGAAGACGCCATTTGTGCTCGAATAATTAAGCCAGAGAACCAAG CTGCCACCGGCCTTCCAAAGTTGGAGATCGATGCAATGGATGAAGGAATAACTGATGTTCAGGCAACCCGTGTATTATCTTCTGATGCTTCTTTTTCCTCTCAGATTTCATCAAACTCATTACCTCAAACATATTCCAAGGTTGCAAGAGAAAGGCCAGAGGAAAATACGGGTTTGGGAATTGGGGATAGCACCATTGGCAAAACGAGTTCGTCAGCGAGCGTCTCTACTTCATGCGTTAGAGATACTTCAACTGAAACTGCAGCGCTTCCTGCCGAGGAAGCCCAGTCCTTTTGCAGGGGGCCCTTGATGAAGATGAGAACTAGTGAAAATATTTCTTTGAATGCTATGTACTCGGACACGTTAGAAGCTTCAATTATTGATTTGGAGGAACTCGTTAACAAGGTGAAATGGCTCAAGGGCATCTTAGAATTAGGAGCCCCTTTGTCTAATGCTGGGAGGCCTCCATGGAAGTTTATGGAGAGCACATAG
- the LOC131324150 gene encoding uncharacterized protein LOC131324150 isoform X3, with the protein MDQVMLPLKVGEVAESRCFQTGFRGAWFRCKIKEICWRKGHIEYALEYFDFPDEKVGCTRIYQVPPAIKMSKEKKRQLMVRPRYPPICHESQLPCAGAISEETVVINGAWKVGDLVDWWNAGAQWSGRVAQILSNDRVQIELPPPPVGEGSCYEVSCNDLRPSLDWSPDYGWSVPTSKEGEDAICARIIKPENQDFIKLITSNIFQGCKRKARGKYGFGNWG; encoded by the exons ATGGATCAAGTTATGCTGCCATTAAAAGTTGGGGAAGTAGCTGAGTCAAGATGTTTCCAGACCGGGTTCCGTGGTGCATGGTTTCGATGCAAG ATAAAAGAGATTTGCTGGAGAAAAGGGCACATTGAGTATGCCTTGGAATACTTTGATTTTCCAGATGAAA AAGTCGGGTGTACCAGAATATACCAGGTGCCCCCTGCGATTAAGATGtcaaaggagaagaaaaggcaGTTGATGGTGCGTCCGCGGTATCCTCCTATATGCCATGAGAGTCAATTGCCTTGTGCAGGAGCAATTTCCGAAGAGACAGTTGTGATCAATGGTGCATGGAAAGTGGGGGATTTGGTAGATTGGTGGAATGCTGGTGCTCAGTGGTCTGGAAGAGTGGCTCAGATATTAAGCAATGACAGGGTTCAG ATTGAGCTGCCACCACCTCCTGTTGGTGAAGGTTCATGTTACGAAGTTTCCTGCAATGATCTTCGCCCATCCTTAGACTGGTCTCCGGACTATGGTTGGAGTGTTCCTACCTCTAAG GAAGGAGAAGACGCCATTTGTGCTCGAATAATTAAGCCAGAGAACCAAG ATTTCATCAAACTCATTACCTCAAACATATTCCAAGGTTGCAAGAGAAAGGCCAGAGGAAAATACGGGTTTGGGAATTGGGGATAG